In Populus alba chromosome 9, ASM523922v2, whole genome shotgun sequence, a genomic segment contains:
- the LOC118035177 gene encoding phytochromobilin:ferredoxin oxidoreductase, chloroplastic isoform X1, with amino-acid sequence MVSSCVKSFSESFTSMDCCSSLLTARLSSSLIKPQLLTSSLISGSIITNFASKKCKPHRVLKVSAGSFSYHKFIHFALDETKRHALLVPSPLQEKYSSMTAMDGTTELQMLSFQAPKIRLLRSLSIENEAMQILDFAVFARPEFDVPIFCANFFSTATINIIVLDLNPLHNVIDQRDYKEKYFKRLIPLGLKYSKLFPWGGKLTSESLKFFSPIVIWTKFPPSQDSYDALYSAFTEYYKAWLELIDQAPEEIDASHITCNREAQLKYLTWREEKDPGHGILKRLIGERLAKDLVRNFLFNGLDEPGSKGFLDYFPEYRCEDGSINKKRSIIGKSFENRPWDARGEFIGGNGVVPS; translated from the exons ATGGTGAGCTCATGTGTGAAGAGTTTCAGTGAAAGCTTCACTTCAATGGACTGCTGTTCTTCTCTGCTAACTGCGCGCTTATCTTCTTCACTAATAAAACCTCAATTATTAACCAGCAGCTTAATCTCTGGTAGCATCATCACTAATTTCGCAAGCAAGAAGTGTAAACCTCATCGTGTCTTGAAAGTCTCTGCAGGTTCTTTTTCTTACCACAAGTTCATTCATTTTGCTCTAGACGAAACCAAACGACACGCCCTTTTGGTCCCTTCTCCTCTCCAG GAAAAATATAGTTCCATGACTGCGATGGATGGAACAACAGAGCTTCAAATGCTTTCATTCCAAGCTCCCAAAATCAGACTCCTACGTAGTTTGAGCATTGAAAATGAAGCAATGCAG ATTTTAGATTTTGCTGTTTTTGCAAGACCTGAATTTGATGTACCCATATTTTGTGCCAACTTTTTCTCCACTGCCACCATAAACATCATTGTGTT GGACCTCAACCCCTTGCACAATGTCATTGACCAAAGAGACTACAAGGAAAAGTACTTTAAAAGATTAATTCCTTTAGGCCTCAAGTATAGCAAG CTTTTTCCTTGGGGAGGAAAGCTCACGAGCGAGTCCTTGAAGTTTTTCTCGCCGATCGTGATATGGACCAAGTTTCCTCCAAGTCAGGACAGTTATGATGCTTTATATTCTGCTTTCACAGAGTACTACAAG GCATGGCTTGAACTGATTGACCAAGCACCAGAGGAGATAGATGCATCTCATATTACATGCAATCGTGAAGCACAACTTAAGTATCTAACgtggagagaagaaaag GATCCTGGCCATGGAATTCTTAAAAGGTTGATTGGAGAAAGGCTTGCAAAG GACTTGGTTAGAAACTTCCTCTTCAATGGACTTGATGAACCAGGCAGTAAAGGATTTTTGGATTACTTTCCAGAATATCGCTGCGAGGATGGTTCTATAAACAAGAAGCGCAGCATCATTGGAAAGTCTTTTGAAAATCGTCCCTGGGATGCAAGAGGAGAATTCATCGGTGGTAATGGTGTTGTACCGTCTTAA
- the LOC118035177 gene encoding phytochromobilin:ferredoxin oxidoreductase, chloroplastic isoform X3 — MVSSCVKSFSESFTSMDCCSSLLTARLSSSLIKPQLLTSSLISGSIITNFASKKCKPHRVLKVSAGSFSYHKFIHFALDETKRHALLVPSPLQEKYSSMTAMDGTTELQMLSFQAPKIRLLRSLSIENEAMQILDFAVFARPEFDVPIFCANFFSTATINIIVLDLNPLHNVIDQRDYKEKYFKRLIPLGLKYSKLFPWGGKLTSESLKFFSPIVIWTKFPPSQDSYDALYSAFTEYYKAWLELIDQAPEEIDASHITCNREAQLKYLTWREEKDPGHGILKRLIGERLAKNIAARMVL, encoded by the exons ATGGTGAGCTCATGTGTGAAGAGTTTCAGTGAAAGCTTCACTTCAATGGACTGCTGTTCTTCTCTGCTAACTGCGCGCTTATCTTCTTCACTAATAAAACCTCAATTATTAACCAGCAGCTTAATCTCTGGTAGCATCATCACTAATTTCGCAAGCAAGAAGTGTAAACCTCATCGTGTCTTGAAAGTCTCTGCAGGTTCTTTTTCTTACCACAAGTTCATTCATTTTGCTCTAGACGAAACCAAACGACACGCCCTTTTGGTCCCTTCTCCTCTCCAG GAAAAATATAGTTCCATGACTGCGATGGATGGAACAACAGAGCTTCAAATGCTTTCATTCCAAGCTCCCAAAATCAGACTCCTACGTAGTTTGAGCATTGAAAATGAAGCAATGCAG ATTTTAGATTTTGCTGTTTTTGCAAGACCTGAATTTGATGTACCCATATTTTGTGCCAACTTTTTCTCCACTGCCACCATAAACATCATTGTGTT GGACCTCAACCCCTTGCACAATGTCATTGACCAAAGAGACTACAAGGAAAAGTACTTTAAAAGATTAATTCCTTTAGGCCTCAAGTATAGCAAG CTTTTTCCTTGGGGAGGAAAGCTCACGAGCGAGTCCTTGAAGTTTTTCTCGCCGATCGTGATATGGACCAAGTTTCCTCCAAGTCAGGACAGTTATGATGCTTTATATTCTGCTTTCACAGAGTACTACAAG GCATGGCTTGAACTGATTGACCAAGCACCAGAGGAGATAGATGCATCTCATATTACATGCAATCGTGAAGCACAACTTAAGTATCTAACgtggagagaagaaaag GATCCTGGCCATGGAATTCTTAAAAGGTTGATTGGAGAAAGGCTTGCAAAG AATATCGCTGCGAGGATGGTTCTATAA
- the LOC118035177 gene encoding phytochromobilin:ferredoxin oxidoreductase, chloroplastic isoform X2, whose protein sequence is MVSSCVKSFSESFTSMDCCSSLLTARLSSSLIKPQLLTSSLISGSIITNFASKKCKPHRVLKVSAGSFSYHKFIHFALDETKRHALLVPSPLQEKYSSMTAMDGTTELQMLSFQAPKIRLLRSLSIENEAMQILDFAVFARPEFDVPIFCANFFSTATINIIVLDLNPLHNVIDQRDYKEKYFKRLIPLGLKYSKLFPWGGKLTSESLKFFSPIVIWTKFPPSQDSYDALYSAFTEYYKAWLELIDQAPEEIDASHITCNREAQLKYLTWREEKDLKKLRCLEVIMACLQFSTFLRLKMFQVSSVTVIGVPNSWAVISFFKPLHFSFRD, encoded by the exons ATGGTGAGCTCATGTGTGAAGAGTTTCAGTGAAAGCTTCACTTCAATGGACTGCTGTTCTTCTCTGCTAACTGCGCGCTTATCTTCTTCACTAATAAAACCTCAATTATTAACCAGCAGCTTAATCTCTGGTAGCATCATCACTAATTTCGCAAGCAAGAAGTGTAAACCTCATCGTGTCTTGAAAGTCTCTGCAGGTTCTTTTTCTTACCACAAGTTCATTCATTTTGCTCTAGACGAAACCAAACGACACGCCCTTTTGGTCCCTTCTCCTCTCCAG GAAAAATATAGTTCCATGACTGCGATGGATGGAACAACAGAGCTTCAAATGCTTTCATTCCAAGCTCCCAAAATCAGACTCCTACGTAGTTTGAGCATTGAAAATGAAGCAATGCAG ATTTTAGATTTTGCTGTTTTTGCAAGACCTGAATTTGATGTACCCATATTTTGTGCCAACTTTTTCTCCACTGCCACCATAAACATCATTGTGTT GGACCTCAACCCCTTGCACAATGTCATTGACCAAAGAGACTACAAGGAAAAGTACTTTAAAAGATTAATTCCTTTAGGCCTCAAGTATAGCAAG CTTTTTCCTTGGGGAGGAAAGCTCACGAGCGAGTCCTTGAAGTTTTTCTCGCCGATCGTGATATGGACCAAGTTTCCTCCAAGTCAGGACAGTTATGATGCTTTATATTCTGCTTTCACAGAGTACTACAAG GCATGGCTTGAACTGATTGACCAAGCACCAGAGGAGATAGATGCATCTCATATTACATGCAATCGTGAAGCACAACTTAAGTATCTAACgtggagagaagaaaag GACTTAAAAAAGCTTAGATGCTTGGAAGTAATCATGGCATGTCTTCAATTTTCTACTTTCCTTCGTTTGAAAATGTTTCAAGTAAGTTCTGTGACTGTAATTGGAGTGCCAAACAGCTGGGCAGTGATAAGCTTTTTTAAGCCCTTGCATTTTAGCTTTAGAGATTAG
- the LOC118035174 gene encoding heavy metal-associated isoprenylated plant protein 16 codes for MHSYINSKKCLPDFHLQTTRALIYSLLRFFKTCPKDQNHHFWCLLDCKELLIHITIFPTTKTMKQKIVIKVTGKGAKSHSKALQIAVGLSGVESAGLGGEDKSQIEVVGDGVDAVQLTNLLRKKVGYAELASVEAVGEKKEEPAVQPVAWSVYGGSMPQTYIYPIHPHQDPSCSIM; via the exons ATGCACTCCTATATAAACAGCAAGAAGTGCCTCCCAGATTTCCATCTTCAAACAACTAGAGCATTAATTTACTCCCTCCTCCGTTTCTTCAAAACCTGCCCAAAAGACCAAAACCATCACTTCTGGTGTCTCCTGGACTGTAAAGAGCTCCTTATTCATATCACCATCTTTCCAACAACCAAGACCATGAAG CAAAAGATAGTGATCAAGGTGACGGGGAAGGGGGCGAAGTCCCACTCCAAAGCCTTGCAGATTGCAGTTGGGCTTTCAG GTGTTGAATCTGCTGGTCTAGGAGGGGAAGATAAGAGCCAGATAGAGGTGGTAGGCGATGGAGTTGATGCAGTACAACTTACAAATTTGCTGAGAAAGAAAGTAGGCTACGCAGAGCTAGCAAGTGTAGAAGCTGtgggagaaaagaaagaagagccaGCAGTGCAGCCGGTTGCTTGGTCCGTGTATGGTGGAAGCATGCCTCAGACCTATATTTATCCGATTCACCCCCATCAGGACCCTTCTTGCTCCATCATGTAG